A window from Nitrosopumilus adriaticus encodes these proteins:
- a CDS encoding AAA family ATPase: MWSEKYRPQIISDMVGNEEQRAAIMEWFAKWKKGTKPLLLVGPPGIGKTTIAYLIAKQFGYDMIGLNASDVRSKSRINEILMPVLGNVSVLGTPMIFVDEVDGIHGRGDYGGASALVDILKEPTVPIVLAANNDTSDKMKSIKKVVKTISFKRIPPRLLRVYLENILKKENSKLSPGSLIKVIDKSKGDIRSMINFAQSLVTGFNPQTETTFENINVEDGVNAFFKANSIEEARIVLYSMQIDPREKINAFYSSIITSNLDNSSLAKYLETISNADMLFGKIMKTQNWRLLRYLNDILIKLYQNDDRIRYSQYNLSWPLLNRIRWDGAKIKSMSSIMARKLHMSSSAFVTLCLPFVLLCIKNNALELELEETFGDIIEKEIGIIQ, translated from the coding sequence ATGTGGTCTGAAAAATACCGACCTCAGATTATTTCTGATATGGTGGGAAACGAAGAACAAAGAGCAGCAATCATGGAATGGTTTGCCAAATGGAAAAAAGGCACAAAACCTCTTCTTCTAGTTGGCCCTCCGGGTATTGGAAAGACCACCATTGCATATCTTATAGCTAAACAGTTTGGGTATGATATGATTGGACTTAATGCAAGCGATGTTAGAAGTAAATCTAGAATAAATGAAATTCTTATGCCTGTTTTGGGTAATGTAAGCGTCTTAGGGACTCCAATGATTTTTGTTGATGAAGTTGATGGAATTCATGGACGCGGTGATTATGGAGGTGCTTCTGCACTTGTTGATATTCTCAAAGAACCTACAGTACCAATAGTTCTTGCAGCAAATAATGATACATCCGATAAAATGAAAAGTATAAAAAAAGTTGTCAAAACAATTTCATTCAAAAGAATTCCTCCTAGATTACTTAGAGTATATCTTGAAAATATTTTAAAAAAAGAAAATTCAAAACTTAGTCCTGGCTCCTTAATCAAAGTTATTGATAAATCCAAAGGCGATATACGTTCAATGATAAATTTTGCCCAATCTTTAGTTACTGGATTTAATCCGCAAACAGAAACAACTTTTGAAAATATTAATGTGGAAGATGGTGTTAATGCTTTCTTTAAAGCAAATTCAATTGAAGAAGCTAGAATAGTTTTATACTCTATGCAGATTGATCCTCGAGAAAAAATTAATGCGTTCTATTCAAGTATAATTACAAGTAATTTGGATAATTCAAGTCTTGCAAAATATCTAGAAACTATTTCAAATGCTGATATGCTTTTTGGAAAGATTATGAAAACTCAGAACTGGAGACTTTTACGATATCTTAATGATATTTTAATTAAATTGTATCAAAATGATGATCGAATAAGATATTCACAATACAATCTATCATGGCCATTGTTAAACCGAATCCGTTGGGATGGTGCAAAAATTAAATCAATGTCATCTATAATGGCAAGAAAGTTACATATGTCTTCAAGTGCATTTGTAACTTTATGTTTACCTTTTGTTTTACTTTGTATTAAAAATAATGCTCTTGAATTAGAACTGGAGGAAACTTTTGGGGATATTATTGAAAAGGAGATTGGCATAATTCAATGA